The stretch of DNA taataatcAAAACTTTGTTATCCTTTCTGATaacgaaaaacaaaacaaaaaacagtaaTTTGGATTCCTAGTTTATTAGGTGATTTTGAGTGGCGAGACATTAGAAAATGAGTATAAAAATGAGACAAGTTGTTGTTGATCATAGCCAATGAGCCATCATGTTAgcttaatatttaatttgttgattggtttaaattttttggcGAGTCCTTGATTTGATTATAGTTTGTGAGAGAGTTTTAAGCTCGGATCATAGATGcaatatttggaaaaaaatgatgatttatGTTTAGAATCGCCAACTATCATCAAAAGGTTGGTCTTGGATCTATGGAACCAAAACCATGTAACAGTAACACCTTCATGTAAGGTCCTTACAGGTTGTTTCATCGTAAACAAATGGCCACATTTAGAATCATAAGCAAATgatataattatgttttgttatggAAATTAAAAAGAGTTCAAAATAAAGCCTTTAGGTCTCAAACATTTTAGGCTATAATTGACTTTCCAATACAGTGTGTTGTGTGTTGGTGGCTGCCATACTTGCGACTAGACATTGCTATTTATGGAAAGAATGATTCATTTTATATAGATGGAAAGAACCATATCGGGTGTACATAGACTCTAGATGTTGCAACTTGAGAGTGTAGTTGGTACTGTAGTATAACTATATCAAGTAGGAGCTGAAGTTAGATGATCAGATCAATTGAAGATGAGAGAGTTATCAACTtgttattttctcataaaacatGTATTGGCCTTTGTCTCAACCACGTCACTCAGCAACTATATCCATACCATATATTATCCACAAAAgtgtaacaaaataataatgtccCACACTTATCATTATCCAAATatccaaatccaaaagaaatttcaaaccAACCCATTTCTttctatccaaaaaaaaaaaaaatcataaacaatcTTAATATCttctcaaacaaaaataaaaaacaaaaaaaacaattttacatcaaattttgATTGATGAATCCAAGAatttaaaccaacaacaaaacaaagaaacacaaaagtGTTTCTTGTCTTTTAGCCTGAACTTGTATAACAAATCAGTTTCTTGGAGTCAGGATCCATGGAGCTTCAACAATCTGTAAACACAAAGACAAACATAAACTATGAAGAAGCGATGTCTTAACTCTCACAAATCTCCTCGTTTcgttccctctctctctcactttctccACGTAACTCTCCACTTTACCATTCGCTCTCTCAATCAACACTTCTAACAACGATCTAACCGTCTCAAACGTTACCCGCCCGGTTAAATCCACCACGTATTTCCGGTTACTCGGTACCGATAAGGACGACGATACCCGATCAATCCACGTGGCTTGTTGTTTCGTTGATCCAACGGTCAGCGTTTGAGATGAATCCTGACACGACCGGTTCAACTGAACCGTTGGTTTTCTCGACGCTCTCACAAACGTCTCGACCGCGTTATTACAAACCGTTACTAGCGTTTGCTTAACCTTATCTTCGTGTTTCGGATTAGTTAAACCGGCGAACAAATCGTCGAAAACGTTGACATCACTCGTCTTATCGAGATAAACCGAAACCGCAGTAGTCACGAAACGCTGAACGCAATCGCCGATCAATCTCCTCCCATCATCGGAACAAATCGCGTCAAACAATTTCGAAGATCCACCGCCGCAGCCGctagatgaagaagaataaaacgCGACGACCAAGTTCCTCGCAAAGCTACCAACGATCGCGGAAGCGAAACCCGACCCGGATTTCGTAAACAGCTTATCCAAAACCCGATCCGTAAAACCCGACCCGGATTCATCATCGTTAACTCCACGGATCAATCCAACGGTCATAGCTTGTGTGAATCTGATCAAAGAAGAGTTGAGCTCATCGGACTTGACGATCTTCGAAATCTGTTTGAAACTGTTTGGGATATGATCTGAATCGGATCTGAGAAACTCAGTGAGATCCTTGGAGATGACGCTAACGGCTTCGGCGGAATCAGAAGCAGCTTCGACGAGGTtgagaagaagagtgaagaGCTTAGTGATACGTTTCCTTTTCTGGGTGATTGAAGGAGAATGATAAACCCTGAAAGCACCATAACCAGACACTGCTAACAAAATCCACTTTTTGTTCTTGAGAGCAAAATCAAAATAGCTCCTTTTTTTGCTCAACCCTAGTTTATCCATATAACTACAGAGATTTATcgaagaagattaaaaaaaaaatggaaacttttttgttatttgagaGGAATTTTAGTACCCGGAGACTTAAACATGATAAACCCTTTAAGCTTCTGAGAACTCTCTCATTCTTTCCCGGGAAAATAAATGAGAAAAGGAaccacctttttttttctttttttctttttttgaaaacagagcaaaaactaTAACAAGTACtagtaaagaagaaggaagtggtGGGAGAATCAAGAATCTGGAAGGAATGAGAaagtagagaaagagagaaaaaggaaaattctGTTAGAAGATGGAATTTGGATAAGAATTCAAAATGGTGACGTCAAAGTTTGTTAACAGAAATtgtaacaaaagagagagagagagagatagtgaaTTATTGGAAGGTGCAGGTATCTGATCTGATCAATCAAGTAGAAATGATATGATGCAGACAAATACATGCGTGTAATAGAAGAAGTAAGCTAGCCATTGGGTTGTTTTATTGGAAGGTTCAAGCATGGGTGTGTTTTGTTGGGTGATAGAGATAAGTCAGTTATGGAGTCTTTTAAAgttcaacatcttcttctttcaaatctctCAACCCATTAAAGgaaagaatatttttatatttttttatatataaactcatTTAAAAGCCCTTATCAAGAAAGTTCATGGTCATCGTGGTAGATGCGTgcaaaatttaataatactatatgacatatatttttcttaaaaaaaaaaactaaaaaaatacttcatttactttttaaatagAAGTTGAATAACTGgtatttcttaattataaaaataatatccatattattaattaatacccAACAAATTAAATGTTGTCATTTCTTACCTACGATCtcttatcaaaaaataaaatccaattTTACCGTTattcatttatattaattattaaaatataaattatatgaaattaattttaaattttagttttatttgaataaaattaattttaataatattttaatcattatttGATTTCATTAACTCAAATTATATCACATTTtatcatcaaataaaaaaaatctttgaaaacacCATCAACTaatgtttttataaacataCAATCCATTATTTCTTGAACAGAAATTGTTTCATCATCAACTAACAAGTCTGTCTTTCTATGTAAAGCATTTAATTGTCTGGTTGGCCCAATTGACCAACTAACATCCCATTTTTGATCGAATATAGTTTGAAGTAAGTTTGACAGCCTTTCAATGttgtttgtgtaaaaaatatttacgaTCGGAATTCAACCTAAATTCAATAAAATCGTCAATCAAACTATTGTAGattcctaaaaacaaaaacgggAAAATCTTGtatttaacatttaaattggCTAAAGATAACAATTTAAACCTCATAAGTATTACACTAACACTCTAAACCACCAAACTAATTATCCTAACATAAAAAACctctaaattttcaaaaatttcaaagattttttttatttggtgataaaatgtaatataattttagtaaaaaacataaaataatgataaaatgaaatattaataataataatttgtatccaaataaaattaaaactaaattaattccatatcatttctatatttaataattaatataaatgaataagagtaaaatttgaatatattttttttttgtgagagatCATAGGTATAAAACtgacaacatttatttttttaggttatTAAATTGTACATTTCaattaatatgaatattatGTTTCCACAAATAAATTGGATATTaaacttcaaaacaaaaaacagataagatattttttaatttttcccatttttcttgatatatatttacatagcttttttttttcattgcttGGTTCTTACTTTTCTTACCATAATGTTGATGCAGCACATATTGGCAGTGTCAGTATTACCACAATTAGTGGTAGAGCCGAAATCTCGCAGTTTTCTCTAGTCAAATGGAAAACCCTTACCTAACCTCCGAAAGAAATGGCTAGAATTTCACAAGTCATTTTATCTAACTcgaaaatgtaaaagtttgatGAATACTTACTCCTTAGTACTTACTTACTAGTATAGTAATAAgagaaacaatatatatatatatatatatacacatatatatatattctgagAAAAGCAAAAGCATTGAATATTATCATTGATTTCGAGCAGGAGCAGCGGCACAGAGGAAAAGAGAAGCGGTGGATTAGAGCTTAAGAATACACCAAATTCACATACTTATTTTTCAAgtccaaaataatattttataacaaatactGTATTATTGtcatgatttttaaaaatgttatatgaTACAGAGAGAGGAATAAATTCTGGATCATTTTTGGAAATGGGCCGGCCTTGCATTCATCAcctcctttttttatttttaaatcaatagttttcatattttttataatgcataattaaatttattttctttctattctaACAAGTTGAAGCCAGTGGATAATGGCGGTGGCCATTTCTTACCAGTGTGTCCCATAAATGAAATGAAGatgaagcaaaaacaaaataatttttaaagcaaaaaaaaaagtttgaatatgaAATCACAGCCAGACACGTGGACGGTGAGTTGCCAAACGCCTTGGAAGAGGCGAGCCGTCGCGTCTCTTGTAAGTTATAGCTACAGTTCTCACCGCCAATAGAGAGTTCTGTTC from Camelina sativa cultivar DH55 chromosome 9, Cs, whole genome shotgun sequence encodes:
- the LOC104711502 gene encoding protein PHLOEM PROTEIN 2-LIKE A10-like, encoding MDKLGLSKKRSYFDFALKNKKWILLAVSGYGAFRVYHSPSITQKRKRITKLFTLLLNLVEAASDSAEAVSVISKDLTEFLRSDSDHIPNSFKQISKIVKSDELNSSLIRFTQAMTVGLIRGVNDDESGSGFTDRVLDKLFTKSGSGFASAIVGSFARNLVVAFYSSSSSGCGGGSSKLFDAICSDDGRRLIGDCVQRFVTTAVSVYLDKTSDVNVFDDLFAGLTNPKHEDKVKQTLVTVCNNAVETFVRASRKPTVQLNRSCQDSSQTLTVGSTKQQATWIDRVSSSLSVPSNRKYVVDLTGRVTFETVRSLLEVLIERANGKVESYVEKVRERGNETRRFVRVKTSLLHSLCLSLCLQIVEAPWILTPRN